CTTCCTGATGGACGAGCCGCTCTCAAGCCTCGACGCCCGGCTGCGCGCCCGCCTGCGCACCGAGATGCTCGCGATCACCCGAAGTACCGGGGCCACGACCGTCTACGTCACCCACGACCAGGCCGAAGCCATGGCACTCGGCGACCGGGTCGCGGTCATGCGCGACGGAGTCCTCCAGCAGATCGACACCCCCCGCAGCCTCTACGCGCTGCCCGCCAACGCCTTCGTCGGCACCCCGAGGAACAACCTGCTGCACGGCACGGTGCACGCCCCCGTCGACGGCGTCATGGCACTCAGTTCCGGGGCCCAGAAGATCACTCTGTCCTACCCGCTCACCCATGACCACCAGATGCTCCGCGTCGTCCAGGGACAGCCGCTTCTCATCGGCCTGCGTCCCGAAGCCATCCGCATCGCCGATCGGACACACGCCACCGTCTTCGAGCGGGCCATGACCGGGATCGTCGAGCACACCGAGTTCCAAGGCCACGAAGCACTGCTCCACCTCTCACTCGGCGGGCAACGGGCCGACGTGCCGGATCAGCTCGCCGACCACGCCCCCCACGCCCCGGCTCGCAGAAGCGCCGCCGCCTTCGTGCGGCGCCTGCGCCACCGCACCGGACTCCTCGGCCGCCGCCTCCCCCACCCCGGAAACACACAGCCTCCGGCGCAGCCCCCTGCTCGCAAAGACATCGGAGAACTCGTCATACGCGACAGTCCGGGCGCCCGTCATCGGAGGGGCCAGCACATCCCCCTCCTCATCGACGTACGCAACCTGCTCGTCTTCGACGAACGCGGCGAACGCGTCAGCCCCGACCCCACCCGGGTACCGGATCTCTGACCCCAGCCGGAAACCGCACACTCCGGACGCGACCGGCCGCCCTGCCCACGCCGGGTGCGAGGTTCCGGTGAGTGTCACCAAGTGACGGTGCCAGGACATCGCAGGGCGGGCCGGACAGCGGCGCCGCTCGGGCGTATGACGGCCGAGCGGTATCCAGCGGAGCGGGCCTCTGCCCCGGACAAGGCCCCAGCGGAGGGCTCGGATCGGTCGGGCGGGCGGGCAGGCGGGCAGGCGGGCGAAGTTCGATCGAAAATCGAAAGAGCGTCCGTCGGCCGTGGGGGACCTCTGGGACTTCTCCGGGACTTCCGGCCCCGTCAACCGGCACGAGCGCGAAGGAACCGAAAGGTCATTCGCACAGGTAAGCGGCCATCGCACGTTCATCGCAGCAGGCCACGGCGCTCGCTGGTCTCTTCCAGGGCATCTGACCAGCGGGTGCAGTCGGTCTGCACCCGGCGTCGCCTGCCCTCGTCGCATCAGCGGCGCTGGGCCCCCTGACAAGGTTTGGCCTGCCCGACAAGGTACAACGACGACCGGGCCGAAACCTGCGACGGTCTCCGAGTTCCCCAGCCCGCAGAGGCGTTTCCCGGTGCGTGTGCTCAACGGCGGTTCCTACCCCCTGAAAGTCTCCAGCAGCCGCAGCCAGACCTCGCTGATGGTGGGGTAGGCCGGGACCGCGTGCCACAGCCGGTCGAGGGGGACCTCACCGACGACCGCCACCGTCGCCGAGTGCAGCAGTTCACCGACGCCCGGACCGACGAAGGTCACGCCGAGCAGGACCTCCCGGTCCAGGTCGACGACCATCCTGGCGTGGCCCCGGTACCCCTTCACGTACAGACCGGAGCCGGCGACGGAGGCCAGGTCGTAGTCGACGGCCCGCACCCGGTGCCCGGCCTCCTCCGCCTCGGCCAGGGTCAGGCCGACCGAGGCGGCCTCCGGGTCGGTGAAGACCACCTGGGGGACCGCGGCGTGGTCGGCGGTGGCCGCGTGCGCCTCCCAGCGTCCTGTCGCCGGCGGGGGTGTCCCCGTGGCGCGGGCGGCGATCGCGGCGCCCGCGACGCGGGCCTGGTACTTGCCCTGGTGCGTCAGCAGCGCGCGGTGGTTCACGTCTCCGACCGCGTAGAGCCAGTCGCTCCCCTCCACCCGGCAGCTGTCGTCGACGGACAGCCAGGAGCCGGGTTCGAGCCCCACGGTGTCGAGGCCCAGGTCGTCGGTGCGCGGGGCGCGGCCGGTGGCGAACAGGATCTCGTCGGCCTCCAGGGACCGGCCGTCGTCCAGTTCCACGGTGACCGGGCCGTTCTCCCCCTCCCGCCGCACGGAGGACGCGGACACCCCGGTGAGGACCCGCGCCCCGGCCCCGGCGAGGGCCTCGCCCACCAGTTCCCCGGCGAAGGGCTCCATCTTCGGCAGCAGCCGGTCCCCCCGGACCAGCATCGTGACCTGGGCGCCGAGCCCCTGCCAGGCGGTGGCCATCTCGACGCCGACCACTCCCCCGCCGACGACGACGAGACGCCCGGGGACCTGGTGGGCGCTGGTGGCCTCACGGCTGGTCCAGGGGCGTACGCCGTCGGCTCCGGGCAGTGGGGGCACGACGGCCCTGCTGCCCGTGCACACCGCCACGGCGTGCCGGGCGGTGAGCCTCTTCTCCGTACCGTCGGGACCGTCGGGCCCGGTGACGGTCACCTGCCGTACGCCGCTGAGGCGGCCCCTGCCGCGGTGGACGTCCGCGCCGATCCCTTCGAGCCAGGCCACCTGGCCGTCGTCCTTCCAGTGGGCCGCCTCGTCGTCGCGGTAGGCCAGCACGGCGTCCGCGTCCAGAGGGCCGCGCACCGCGCCGTCCAGCCCCGGGACCTTGCGGGCGTCGGCGCGCGCCACGACCGGGCGCAGCAGTGCCTTGCTGGGCATGCAGGCCCAGTAGGAGCATTCGCCTCCGACGAGTTCGGACTCCACCACCGCCGTGCTCAGCCCGGCGGCCCGGGTCCGGTCCGCCACGTTCTCCCCCACGGGTCCCGCTCCGATCACCACGACGTCGTACTCGGTGTCCTGCGCTGCGTCAGTCATGGCCACCAGTGTGGTCGTGGGCGTGGGGGCCGGCCACACGGGCAGGCGGAATAGCGCACGCGGCGCCACCGTTGTGCGGGACAGGACCGAACCGGACCCAGGAAGAGGTAGCAGCGTATGAGCACCGTAGAGCTCACCAAGGAAAACTTCGATCAGGTCGTATCGGACAACGAGTTCCTGCTGATCGACTTCTGGGCTTCCTGGTGCGGTCCGTGCCGGCAGTTCGCACCGGTCTACGACGCGGCGTCCGAGCGCCACCCCGACCTGGTCTTCGCCAAGGTCGACACGGAGGCCCAGCAGGAACTCGCGGCCGCGTTCGAGATCCGCTCCATCCCCACCCTGATGATCGTCCGCGACAACGTGGCGGTCTTCTCGCAGCCCGGCGCCCTGCCGGAGGCTGCGCTGGAGGATGTGATCGGCCAGGCGCGGAAGCTGGACATGGACGAGATCCGCAAGTCCGTCGAGGAGGAGCAGCGCGCCGCCCGGAAGGACCAGCCGTAGGCCCGTCCCGTCTTTCGGCAGCGGGCGCGGGACCGGATCTCCGGTCCGCCTGTCCGGTGGCCGCCGTGAGGGCCGGTCCGGCCGGCACCGTCGTCCGACGGTGCCCGGCGGGGCCGGTCCTCACCGCTGTCCGGCCCTCGTCCCTGTCCGGGCGGGCGGCTCCGGGCTCAGCCGGACCGGTCCCCCGGGTCCGGCGCGTCCCGGCCGCCCCGGGGGCCCGGCTCCGGGGCGCCGGGTTCACCCGCCGTCCCCCCGGGGCGCTCGGCGATCTTGGCCGTGAGGCCGTAGCCGAGTTCGGCCCCGTCCACCAGGAGGGCTTCCACGGTACGGGTGGCCGGGTCGATGTCGGCCTCCACGCCCTCGCCCGCGTAGCGGGGGTAGCCGGAGGCGCCCGTGTCGCCGGTGGCGGCGACGACCGCCGAGCGCAGGGCGGTACCGGGCGCGGGCGCCCCTGCGGCGTTCCGGTCGTGCTCCGGGACCAGGTCGTGCTCCGGGACCAGCAGGATCTCGTAGCTCTGCGGATGGCTCATGGGGGTGACGCTAGACAGTCGTCCCGGGGCGCGCACGTCGTGCCCGGGCGGCAGGCGGGCGGCCCCCCGGTGCGACGGACGAACGGTTCCCGGCGTGGTGGCCGGGCGGCCCCCGGCGCGACGGCCGGGTGGTCCCCGCGTGGCGGCCGGCGGTCCGCTCCCTCAGCCGGACTCCCGGACCACGGTCCTGGCCCGCAGCAGGTCGTGGCGCTCGCGCGGGCCGCCCGGGTGCCTGATGAGCCGGTCGATCAGCTCGGCGGGCGGCTGCGCGGCGGCCAGTTCCATCCTGACGCTGGTCAGCCGGGGCCTCAGCAGGCGCCCCAGCATCAGGTCCCCGGCGCCGACGACGGCCGTCTCCTCCGGGATCCCGACGCCCGCGTCCTGCAGGGCCCGCATCAGCAGCATCGCGTACTCGTCGTCGTAGGCGATCACCGCGTCCAGCCCCAGCGTCCGCCACCGGGCGGCGAGCCGGGCAGCCGGTTCCTCCTCGTACGCCAGGGGCAGCGGCTCGGCCCGGGCCGCCGCGCCCGATGTCTCGACCGCGCGGAGCACGCCCGCCAGGCGGGGCCCGGCGAAGACCGCGAGTCCCGGGTCCTGCGGCATGAGGACGCCGATGCTGCGGCGTCCGCGGGACAGCAGGTGCCGCGCGGCGCTGGCACCCACCTCGCGCTGGTCCAGGACCAGGGCGTGCGCGCCCTCGACCGGCTGCGGTCCGAGGGTGATCACCGCCTTGGCGCCGGAACGGGTCAGCACCCCTGTGCGGTGCGGGGTGAGGTGGACACCACCGGGCGCGACGACGGCCACGGGTCTCAGTTCGGCCCAGGCCCTGACCGCCTCGTCGGCGTCGAGTCCGACGCTGCCGTACTGCACGACGGTGTAGTCCAGGCGGCGCAGGTCCGTCTGGAGGTCGGTGAAGAACCGCTGGTGGAGCGGGCCGGGCAACTGCTGTGCCGCGGGCAGCAGCACCATCCGGCTGTGTCCCGCCCGCAGACTGCGGGCCGCCGCGTGCGGGACGTAGCCGAGGTCGAAGGCGGCTTCCCTGACCCTGCGGCGGGTGGCGTCGCTGATGCGCACGGTGGTGTTGTCGTTCAGTACGTACGACACGGTGGCCCGGGAGACTCCGGCGAGCCGCGCCACATCGGCGCTGGTCGGTACGGAAGGGCCGGCGGACTGCTCGGGTAACTGGCTCATGGCGTCCGGCAGTCTTCCAGACGCGGTGGCGGGGGTGGTGGGCCGGGGCGGGTACGGGCCGGCCCGGGACTCCGCCGGAACGTCACTGCTGGAGCTGGGTCGCGAACACCCGTGCGAATGCCTCCCGGACGGCGGCTCCCGGGCTGCGGTCCAGGACCCCGAAGACGACCTCCTCGAAGTGGCCCGCGAACCGTCCGCCGTCGCACAGCAGCCCGTGGAAGGCGCCGGCCACCTCCGCCGGGTCGTTCCGGAAGACCCCGCAGCCCCAGGCGCCGAGCACCAGCCGGCGGTAGCCGCTCACGGCGGCCACCTCCAGCACACGGCCGGCGCGGGTCGCGAGGGCCCCGGGGATCAGATGCGCCCGGTCCGGCTCCTGCCTGCGGACGACACCCGCGTTGGGCGCCGGCGAGGTCAGGAACCCGGCGGTGTACGGGGCTTCGAGGAACCGGCCCCGGTCGTCCCGGAAGACCGGCACCCCGGGCGAGTGGATGACCCGGTCGGTGTAGAAGGCGCTGCGGCAGGCCCGGTGGCGGGCGTAGTACTCGGGGGCCCGCAGCAGCGTCGCGTACAGCGCCGAGCCGCGGCAGAGCGCCTCTTCCTGCGCCTGGGCGCCGTTCAGGTAACCGCCGCCCGGGTTCCGGGCGGAAGCGTAGTTCAGTACCGCCACCTTGCCCGGCGCGGCGGCGGTCAGCCGCCGGGCCGCCTGGAGACTGCTCTCGCCGGTGACCTCGAACACCGGCGTACGGCAGGTGTCCAGGGCGGCGACGGGAACCGGCCCGGGCCCGTACAGACGGGTACCGGACAGCGCGGCGGCCAGCGGGCGCGCGAGGTCCACCTCGTGTCCGCCGGGCGCGCGGTAGCGCCCCGCCCCGACGACGGCCTCGGTCTCCCGTGCGATCCCGCGCAGTCGCGCGCTCACCGGCGCTCCCCCCTGTGGTGCATACGGGGCATGCTGGACGGCCCTCCGCCACGGACGCAACCGGTTTTCGGTGGCGCGGGGGCGCCCTTGTGCGAACTCCGGGTAAGGGTTTGGGTGGGAAAGGACGTACCCGAAGAGGAGGCACCGGCATGCCCCTGGACACTCCCGGCGCACACGGCTCGGCCGTGGACGCGGAGCCCCTCGGCGAGGAGGAGGCCGAGGACCGGCTGCGCGGCATATGTTTCAAGACGGGCCCGCCCGGGACCGTCGGTGTGGAGCTGGAATGGCTGCTCCACGACGTGGAACGGCCCGGGGCCGCCGTCTCCCACGGGCGCCTGACCGCCGCCTCGGACGCCGTGCGCGCGACCCGGCTGGACGCGGCCCTGACCTTCGAGCCGGGCGGGCAGCTGGAGCTCAGTTCCCGGCCCGCCGGGTCGCTGATGGCCTGTGTGGACTCGATGACGGACGATCTGGCGGCGGTCCGCGCCGTCCTGGCGCGTTCCGGCCTGGAGCCGGCCGGTCTGGGGGTCGACCCGTGGCACTCCCCCCGCCGTCTGCTCAGGGAGCCCCGGTACGACGCCATGGAGGCGTCGCTCGACCGGTGGGGCAGCGCGGGCCGCGCCATGATGTGCACCTCGGCGTCCGTCCAGGTCTGCCTGGACGCCGGTGAGGAGGAGCCGGGCCCCCTGGGGTACGGGCGGCGGTGGCAGCTCGCGCACCTGCTGGGCGCGGTCCTCGTGGCGGCCTTCGCCAACTCGCCTTTCCGGCAGGGCTCCCCCACCGGCTGGCGCTCCACCCGGCAGGCGCTGTGGGCCGACCTCGACGCGGCCAGGTCGCTGGCTCCGCCGGGGCACCACGCGCCGCGTGAGGCGTGGGCCGCCCATGTGCTGGACACACCCGTGATGTGCGTCCGGGGCCGGGACGGCCGCCCCTGGACCGTCCCGGAGAGGCTGAGCTTCCGGGACTGGATCCGGGGTGCCGGGGAGCGGCCGCCGGACCGGACCGACCTCGACTACCACGTCACCACGCTGTTCCCGCCGGTCCGCCCGCGCGGCCATCTCGAACTGCGCATGATCGACGCCCAGTCGGGCCCCGACGGCTGGCTGGTGCCGCTGGCGGTCACCACCGCCCTCTTCGACGACCCGGAGGCGGCCGAAACCGTGTACCGCGCCGTGAAACCCCTGGCGGAGACCGCCGGCCCGTCCCCCGCCCCGCGCAACCCGCTCTGGACGGCCGCGGCCCGGGACGCCCTCGGCGATCCGGAACTGGCCGCCGCGGCCGCGGTGTGCTTCGCCGCCGCGCAGGAGGCGCTGCCCCGGCTCGGCGCGGACACCAGGGTCCAGGACGCGGTGGCCTCCTTCACCGACCGGTACGTGGCGCGCGGCAGATGCCCCGCCGACGATCTGCCCGACCCCGCGACGGCGGCACGCCACGGAAGGAGCCCGGCCCGATGACCGACGGCACAGGCGCGCCCGGAGGGGCCCGGGGACCGGAGTCCGACGCCGAGGCGCTGCGGGGGCGGGCCCTGGCCGCGCTGCTGGCCGCCCGCGAGCGTACCGCGCTGCTCACCGACAGCGTCGACGACCACGAGCTCACCGCCCAGCACTCCCCCCTGATGTCGCCCCTGGTGTGGGACCTCGCCCACATCGGGAACCAGGAGGAGCAGTGGCTGCTGCGTGCCGTCGGCGGTCTCGACGCCCTCCGCCCGGAGATCGACGGGCTGTACGACGCGTTCGAGCACCCCAGGGCCAGCAGGCCCTCGCTCCCGCTGCTGCCGCCGGCCGAGGCGCGCGTCTACGCCGCCGAGGTGCGGGGGCGGGCCCTGGACATCCTCGGCGGCGCCCCGCTGCACGGTGGCGGGCGCCCGCTGGAGCGTGCCGGTTTCGTCTTCGGCATGGTCGCCCAGCACGAACAGCAGCACGACGAGACCATGCTGATCACCCATCAGCTCCGTTCGGGGCCGCCCGTGCTGGACGCGCCCGAGCCGCCCCGGCCGCCGGACGCGGTCACACTGCCCTCCGAAGTCCTGGTCGAGGGGGGCCCGTTCACCATGGGCACCTCCACCGAGCCCTGGGCGCTGGACAACGAACGGCCCGCGCACCGGCGGGAGGTGGCGGCCTTCCACATCGACACCGCGCCGGTGACCTGCGGCGCCTACGAGCGTTTCGTCGAGGACGGCGGTTACGGCGATCCTCGCTGGTGGGCCCCCGAGGGCTGGGCGATGGTCCGCGAACACGGGCTGTCCGCACCCCTGTTCTGGCGCCGGGAGGCCGGACAGTGGCTGCGCCGCCGCTTCGGGGTCACCGAGCCGGTGCCGGCCGGCGAACCCGTTCTGCATGTGAGCTGGTACGAAGCGGACGCGTACGCCCGCTGGGCGGGGCGGCGGCTGCCGACCGAGGCGGAATGGGAGAAGGCCGCCCGGCACGACCCCGCTTCGGGCCGCTCCCGCCGCTATCCGTGGGGGGACGAGGACCCCTCCCCGGTCCACGCCAACCTGGGACAGCGCCATC
This DNA window, taken from Streptomyces nitrosporeus, encodes the following:
- the egtA gene encoding ergothioneine biosynthesis glutamate--cysteine ligase EgtA is translated as MPLDTPGAHGSAVDAEPLGEEEAEDRLRGICFKTGPPGTVGVELEWLLHDVERPGAAVSHGRLTAASDAVRATRLDAALTFEPGGQLELSSRPAGSLMACVDSMTDDLAAVRAVLARSGLEPAGLGVDPWHSPRRLLREPRYDAMEASLDRWGSAGRAMMCTSASVQVCLDAGEEEPGPLGYGRRWQLAHLLGAVLVAAFANSPFRQGSPTGWRSTRQALWADLDAARSLAPPGHHAPREAWAAHVLDTPVMCVRGRDGRPWTVPERLSFRDWIRGAGERPPDRTDLDYHVTTLFPPVRPRGHLELRMIDAQSGPDGWLVPLAVTTALFDDPEAAETVYRAVKPLAETAGPSPAPRNPLWTAAARDALGDPELAAAAAVCFAAAQEALPRLGADTRVQDAVASFTDRYVARGRCPADDLPDPATAARHGRSPAR
- the egtB gene encoding ergothioneine biosynthesis protein EgtB — its product is MTDGTGAPGGARGPESDAEALRGRALAALLAARERTALLTDSVDDHELTAQHSPLMSPLVWDLAHIGNQEEQWLLRAVGGLDALRPEIDGLYDAFEHPRASRPSLPLLPPAEARVYAAEVRGRALDILGGAPLHGGGRPLERAGFVFGMVAQHEQQHDETMLITHQLRSGPPVLDAPEPPRPPDAVTLPSEVLVEGGPFTMGTSTEPWALDNERPAHRREVAAFHIDTAPVTCGAYERFVEDGGYGDPRWWAPEGWAMVREHGLSAPLFWRREAGQWLRRRFGVTEPVPAGEPVLHVSWYEADAYARWAGRRLPTEAEWEKAARHDPASGRSRRYPWGDEDPSPVHANLGQRHLRPAPAGAYPAGRAPSGAGQLIGDVWEWTSSDFLPYPGFVAFPYREYSEVFFGPAHKVLRGGSFAVDRVACRGTFRNWDLPVRRQIFSGFRTARDA
- a CDS encoding ABC transporter ATP-binding protein gives rise to the protein MGSTITLHNLAKTYPNGQKAVRRLSMTVADGEFLVLLGPSGCGKSTLLRMIAGLETISGGELHLDGKMANDLQPSERDIAMIFQSFALYPSMTTAQNIGFPLAVQKQDHDRVNARVHSVAQTLGISHLLDQIPGRLSGGERQRVAMGRAVVRRPSVFLMDEPLSSLDARLRARLRTEMLAITRSTGATTVYVTHDQAEAMALGDRVAVMRDGVLQQIDTPRSLYALPANAFVGTPRNNLLHGTVHAPVDGVMALSSGAQKITLSYPLTHDHQMLRVVQGQPLLIGLRPEAIRIADRTHATVFERAMTGIVEHTEFQGHEALLHLSLGGQRADVPDQLADHAPHAPARRSAAAFVRRLRHRTGLLGRRLPHPGNTQPPAQPPARKDIGELVIRDSPGARHRRGQHIPLLIDVRNLLVFDERGERVSPDPTRVPDL
- a CDS encoding dihydrolipoyl dehydrogenase family protein, which gives rise to MTDAAQDTEYDVVVIGAGPVGENVADRTRAAGLSTAVVESELVGGECSYWACMPSKALLRPVVARADARKVPGLDGAVRGPLDADAVLAYRDDEAAHWKDDGQVAWLEGIGADVHRGRGRLSGVRQVTVTGPDGPDGTEKRLTARHAVAVCTGSRAVVPPLPGADGVRPWTSREATSAHQVPGRLVVVGGGVVGVEMATAWQGLGAQVTMLVRGDRLLPKMEPFAGELVGEALAGAGARVLTGVSASSVRREGENGPVTVELDDGRSLEADEILFATGRAPRTDDLGLDTVGLEPGSWLSVDDSCRVEGSDWLYAVGDVNHRALLTHQGKYQARVAGAAIAARATGTPPPATGRWEAHAATADHAAVPQVVFTDPEAASVGLTLAEAEEAGHRVRAVDYDLASVAGSGLYVKGYRGHARMVVDLDREVLLGVTFVGPGVGELLHSATVAVVGEVPLDRLWHAVPAYPTISEVWLRLLETFRG
- a CDS encoding TIGR02452 family protein codes for the protein MSARLRGIARETEAVVGAGRYRAPGGHEVDLARPLAAALSGTRLYGPGPVPVAALDTCRTPVFEVTGESSLQAARRLTAAAPGKVAVLNYASARNPGGGYLNGAQAQEEALCRGSALYATLLRAPEYYARHRACRSAFYTDRVIHSPGVPVFRDDRGRFLEAPYTAGFLTSPAPNAGVVRRQEPDRAHLIPGALATRAGRVLEVAAVSGYRRLVLGAWGCGVFRNDPAEVAGAFHGLLCDGGRFAGHFEEVVFGVLDRSPGAAVREAFARVFATQLQQ
- a CDS encoding LacI family DNA-binding transcriptional regulator, giving the protein MSQLPEQSAGPSVPTSADVARLAGVSRATVSYVLNDNTTVRISDATRRRVREAAFDLGYVPHAAARSLRAGHSRMVLLPAAQQLPGPLHQRFFTDLQTDLRRLDYTVVQYGSVGLDADEAVRAWAELRPVAVVAPGGVHLTPHRTGVLTRSGAKAVITLGPQPVEGAHALVLDQREVGASAARHLLSRGRRSIGVLMPQDPGLAVFAGPRLAGVLRAVETSGAAARAEPLPLAYEEEPAARLAARWRTLGLDAVIAYDDEYAMLLMRALQDAGVGIPEETAVVGAGDLMLGRLLRPRLTSVRMELAAAQPPAELIDRLIRHPGGPRERHDLLRARTVVRESG
- the trxA gene encoding thioredoxin — protein: MSTVELTKENFDQVVSDNEFLLIDFWASWCGPCRQFAPVYDAASERHPDLVFAKVDTEAQQELAAAFEIRSIPTLMIVRDNVAVFSQPGALPEAALEDVIGQARKLDMDEIRKSVEEEQRAARKDQP